A genome region from Dickeya dadantii NCPPB 898 includes the following:
- a CDS encoding ABC transporter ATP-binding protein — MIEVRNLNLTFGEGSAQNQVLYDVNLTVNDGEIFGLVGESGSGKTTVLKCLAGLFNHWQGQLWIDDRPLAHRIEQARCRRVQMVFQDPYGSLHPRHTVETILEEPLLIHRFADRDDRIDTLLGKVGLGPQFRRRYPHQLSGGQRQRVAIARALILEPRVLLLDEPTSALDVSVQAEILNLLAELQQQEKLTYLMVTHDLGVIAHLCHNVAVMQYGRILETLATGDLARDTPKSAYTTMLVDASRQYSRDLAVRSERM, encoded by the coding sequence ATGATTGAGGTGCGCAATCTGAACCTGACGTTTGGTGAAGGAAGCGCGCAAAATCAGGTGCTGTACGATGTAAATCTCACCGTTAATGACGGCGAGATTTTTGGTCTGGTCGGCGAGTCCGGCTCCGGAAAAACCACGGTGCTGAAATGTCTGGCCGGGCTGTTCAATCACTGGCAGGGGCAGTTATGGATCGATGATCGGCCGCTGGCGCACCGCATTGAGCAGGCGCGCTGCCGCCGGGTGCAGATGGTATTTCAGGATCCCTACGGCTCGCTGCATCCGCGTCATACCGTGGAGACGATTCTGGAAGAGCCGCTGTTAATTCACCGCTTCGCCGATCGGGACGACCGCATCGATACGCTATTGGGAAAGGTGGGGTTGGGGCCGCAGTTTCGTCGCCGCTATCCTCACCAGCTTTCCGGCGGGCAGCGTCAGCGTGTGGCGATCGCCAGAGCGTTGATTCTGGAACCGCGGGTGCTGTTGCTGGATGAGCCCACCTCGGCGCTGGATGTGTCCGTGCAGGCGGAGATCCTCAATCTGCTGGCGGAATTGCAGCAGCAGGAGAAACTGACCTACCTGATGGTGACGCACGATTTGGGGGTGATCGCGCACCTGTGCCATAACGTCGCGGTGATGCAATATGGCCGTATTCTGGAAACGCTCGCCACCGGCGATTTAGCCCGCGATACGCCCAAAAGCGCCTATACCACGATGCTGGTGGATGCCAGCCGGCAATACAGCCGGGATTTGGCGGTACGATCGGAACGGATGTAA
- a CDS encoding DUF4880 domain-containing protein: protein MTPPSSSPLPPHVLSAAVLSAAAEWYATLHDEACSERERRAWRSWLESDDRHQLAWRQVEQIQTRFQTPDNRLISSVLSRQGRERRSALKLLVLAGLTGTVGYSLPWRSYAADYRTGVGERRQLTLAQGVQVWLNTDSALNVRHQNDELVLQLLSGELLLEREDGENTPLWLETGQGRVMPASVCKLSLRTWEQRSCLAVFGGEAYLQLAAGADRRLRLPAGQEVTYSREQWQPPVAVLTFRQSWSSGVLVADNMRLDQLIGEIARYQRLHFQLDDDVAALRISGVFPLQDTERLFNALTKTLPITFSHRFHWWVTIRPRQA from the coding sequence ATGACGCCGCCGTCTTCTTCGCCTTTGCCTCCCCATGTGTTGTCCGCCGCTGTGTTGTCCGCCGCGGCGGAGTGGTATGCCACGCTGCACGATGAGGCGTGCAGCGAGCGGGAACGGCGCGCCTGGCGCAGCTGGCTGGAGAGCGATGACCGTCATCAGCTGGCCTGGCGTCAGGTGGAACAGATTCAGACGCGTTTTCAGACCCCGGACAACCGGCTGATCTCCTCGGTACTGAGCCGTCAGGGGCGTGAGCGACGTAGCGCGCTCAAACTGCTGGTGCTGGCTGGGTTGACCGGAACAGTAGGCTATAGCCTGCCGTGGCGCAGCTACGCCGCCGACTATCGTACCGGGGTGGGAGAACGCCGCCAGTTGACGTTGGCGCAAGGGGTTCAGGTGTGGCTGAATACCGATTCGGCGCTGAATGTTCGCCATCAGAATGACGAACTGGTGCTGCAACTGCTGTCGGGAGAACTGTTGCTGGAGCGAGAGGACGGCGAGAATACGCCGCTCTGGCTGGAAACGGGGCAAGGCCGCGTGATGCCCGCGTCGGTCTGCAAGCTGTCCCTGCGTACCTGGGAGCAGCGCAGTTGTCTGGCGGTGTTCGGCGGCGAAGCGTACCTGCAACTGGCTGCCGGGGCTGACCGGCGTTTGCGGTTGCCCGCCGGGCAGGAAGTGACCTACTCGCGCGAGCAGTGGCAGCCGCCGGTGGCGGTGCTGACTTTCCGGCAAAGCTGGTCGAGCGGCGTGCTGGTGGCCGATAACATGCGGCTGGACCAGCTGATCGGGGAGATCGCCCGCTATCAGCGGCTACATTTCCAACTGGATGACGACGTGGCGGCGCTGCGTATTTCCGGGGTGTTCCCGTTGCAGGACACTGAACGGTTGTTCAACGCGTTGACGAAAACCCTACCGATTACGTTTTCTCACCGTTTTCACTGGTGGGTAACGATCCGCCCGCGTCAGGCGTAA
- a CDS encoding ABC transporter ATP-binding protein, translating to MTSSIPELNNVNTTHRTPQAGSLLEVDNLRVSFVNGRAVTDAVRGVSFSLGCEKLAIVGESGSGKSTVGRALLRLHPRSARITADRLDFNGIDLLAADEARMRQIRGKRISMIMQDPKYSLNPVVCVGDQIAEAYLAHHRVSRQAAKEKVIAMLDVVRIRQPERVYGLYPHEVSGGQGQRIMIAMMLITEPEVVIADEPTSALDVSVRLQVLAMLDDLVSERGLGLIFISHDINLVRSFCDRVLVMYAGRVVESIAAADLDHAQHPYTRGLLNSLPDIDHPRPRLPVMNRDPAWLNP from the coding sequence GTGACATCCTCGATCCCAGAACTGAATAATGTGAATACGACTCACCGTACGCCGCAAGCCGGTTCGCTGCTGGAGGTGGATAATCTGCGGGTGAGTTTCGTCAATGGCCGCGCGGTGACCGACGCCGTGCGCGGCGTGTCTTTCTCGCTGGGGTGCGAAAAGCTGGCGATTGTCGGCGAATCCGGCTCCGGCAAATCCACCGTCGGGCGGGCGCTGCTGCGGCTGCATCCGCGCAGCGCCCGCATCACCGCCGACCGGCTGGATTTTAACGGCATCGACCTGCTGGCGGCGGATGAAGCGCGTATGCGCCAGATCCGCGGTAAACGCATCTCGATGATTATGCAAGACCCCAAGTATTCGCTGAACCCGGTGGTGTGCGTCGGCGATCAGATCGCCGAAGCTTATCTGGCGCACCACCGCGTCTCGCGGCAGGCGGCGAAAGAAAAGGTGATCGCGATGCTGGACGTGGTGCGCATTCGCCAGCCGGAACGGGTATACGGCCTGTACCCGCACGAGGTTTCCGGCGGTCAGGGGCAGCGCATTATGATCGCGATGATGCTGATTACCGAGCCGGAAGTGGTGATTGCCGATGAACCGACCTCGGCGCTGGATGTCTCGGTGCGCTTGCAGGTGCTGGCGATGCTGGATGACCTGGTCAGCGAGCGCGGTCTGGGGCTGATCTTTATCAGTCACGACATCAATCTGGTGCGCAGCTTCTGCGATCGGGTGCTGGTGATGTACGCCGGCCGGGTGGTGGAATCGATTGCCGCCGCCGATCTGGACCATGCGCAACACCCCTACACCCGTGGGTTGCTCAATTCATTGCCGGATATCGATCATCCGCGGCCGCGCCTGCCGGTAATGAATCGCGACCCAGCCTGGCTTAACCCGTAA
- a CDS encoding TonB-dependent siderophore receptor, translating into MLTYRTRLLRAGVLGLAVYAALPVGVSQAASANSVTRTYAVSAGPLHQALNQFAQQSGVLLSYDPALTQGKTSQGLRGSFSVEQGFQSILTNSGLQAQIGADGTVTLAKQALETPAAAPVSHSAKSEQMVVTAPPNTALKLDTPLSETPRAVAVVNAQQIEERGARKVDQALRYSAGVLATPYGPDNKTEWLVIRGFSDLSRFQNGLATLNEDGFYTQQLEPFGVERIEVLKGPASVLYGQNPPGGLVNVITKRPTRLPQGQVSVEYGSNDYRQVAVDSSGPLNDDGTVLYRVVGTARDTSGEVDFADSKRFYLAPSLTFLLGDDTELTLLSSYMDTRSGMTNGFKTPYGTLHDTPYGKVGYKTSLGEPGLNRFDSRQLSLGYEFTHHLNDIWTFHQNTNYTYLNMDMRGVYAMGMVDDRTVNRGLTYRDGFAQNWSVDNRMVGEWRWGDIDNTLLLGVDYRRANTQSRDADLSPYNASLYQFNSVPLDIFSPVYGRYTLSDNQLSNHRSGRHQSGYYVQNQIKYDDRLILLLGGRYDDAKSYTRNTIMGIDSRTSDTKFTKTAGAMYLFDNGISPYVSYAESFQPLADYDAYGNQYKPTMGKQTEVGVKYTPQGFNGYASAALYNLSQENILTTDANNPSRQVQSGEARSRGIELELSGEVYKGVTLTSNYTYNNVETTQSGVAGENGKRLPGLPEHMFSTWVSYAFSGPLEGLTVGSGVRYIGSSYGDRLESASLKVPAYTLWDAMIAYDVTKNWRVQVNATNLANHHYVSACNFWCYYGEGRDITANVTYRW; encoded by the coding sequence ATGTTGACATATCGTACCCGCCTGCTTCGGGCCGGGGTGCTGGGGCTGGCTGTGTATGCGGCGTTACCCGTTGGGGTGAGCCAGGCGGCGTCGGCCAACTCCGTCACCCGGACTTACGCCGTTTCCGCCGGGCCGTTGCATCAGGCGCTGAACCAGTTTGCACAGCAATCCGGGGTGCTGCTTTCTTACGATCCGGCGTTGACTCAGGGGAAAACCAGTCAGGGCCTGCGTGGTTCCTTCAGTGTTGAGCAAGGTTTTCAGTCCATCCTGACCAACAGCGGTCTGCAGGCGCAAATTGGCGCGGATGGAACGGTTACGCTGGCGAAGCAGGCGCTGGAAACGCCGGCTGCCGCACCGGTGTCCCATTCCGCCAAAAGCGAGCAGATGGTGGTGACCGCGCCGCCAAACACCGCGCTAAAGCTGGATACGCCCTTGTCGGAAACGCCCCGCGCCGTCGCGGTGGTGAACGCACAGCAGATTGAAGAGCGCGGCGCCAGGAAGGTCGACCAGGCATTGCGTTACAGCGCAGGCGTGCTGGCGACGCCTTACGGGCCGGACAATAAAACCGAATGGCTGGTGATCCGCGGCTTCAGCGATCTCTCCCGCTTCCAGAATGGGCTGGCTACGTTGAACGAAGACGGTTTTTATACCCAGCAGTTGGAACCGTTCGGCGTGGAACGCATTGAGGTACTGAAAGGCCCGGCATCGGTGCTGTACGGCCAGAACCCGCCGGGCGGGCTGGTCAACGTAATCACCAAGCGCCCGACGCGCCTGCCGCAGGGGCAGGTGTCGGTGGAGTACGGCTCCAATGATTACCGCCAGGTGGCGGTGGACAGTTCCGGCCCGCTGAACGACGACGGTACGGTGCTGTACCGGGTGGTCGGCACCGCGCGCGATACCTCCGGCGAAGTGGATTTTGCCGACAGTAAACGCTTCTACCTCGCGCCCAGCCTGACTTTCCTGCTGGGCGACGATACCGAACTGACGCTGCTGAGCAGTTACATGGATACCCGTTCCGGCATGACCAATGGCTTCAAGACGCCATATGGCACTCTGCATGACACGCCCTACGGCAAAGTTGGCTACAAAACCTCGCTGGGGGAACCGGGCCTGAACCGGTTCGATAGCCGCCAACTGAGCCTCGGGTATGAGTTCACGCACCACCTGAACGATATCTGGACCTTCCACCAGAACACCAATTACACCTACCTGAACATGGATATGCGCGGGGTTTATGCCATGGGAATGGTGGATGATCGTACCGTTAATCGCGGGTTGACCTACCGCGACGGCTTTGCGCAAAACTGGTCGGTGGATAACCGCATGGTGGGTGAATGGCGCTGGGGGGATATCGACAATACCCTGTTGCTGGGCGTTGATTACCGTCGCGCCAATACCCAAAGCCGTGATGCGGATCTGTCGCCGTACAACGCCTCGCTCTATCAGTTCAACAGCGTGCCGCTGGACATTTTCAGCCCGGTCTATGGCCGTTACACCCTGAGCGATAACCAGTTGTCCAATCACCGCTCCGGCCGTCATCAGAGCGGTTACTATGTGCAGAACCAGATCAAGTATGACGATCGCCTGATCCTGCTGCTGGGCGGCCGCTACGACGACGCCAAATCCTACACGCGCAACACGATCATGGGGATCGATTCCCGCACCAGCGACACCAAGTTCACCAAAACGGCGGGAGCGATGTACCTGTTTGATAACGGCATTTCACCGTATGTCAGCTATGCCGAGTCGTTCCAGCCGCTGGCGGATTATGATGCCTATGGCAACCAGTACAAACCCACTATGGGCAAGCAGACGGAAGTGGGGGTGAAGTATACTCCGCAGGGCTTCAACGGTTATGCCTCGGCGGCGCTGTATAACCTGAGTCAGGAAAATATCCTGACCACCGACGCCAATAACCCGAGTCGTCAGGTGCAGTCGGGCGAAGCGCGTTCCCGCGGGATCGAGCTGGAACTGAGCGGTGAAGTGTATAAAGGCGTGACGTTAACCAGCAACTACACCTATAACAATGTGGAAACTACCCAATCCGGCGTGGCGGGGGAAAACGGCAAGCGGCTGCCGGGGTTGCCGGAGCATATGTTCTCCACCTGGGTAAGCTACGCGTTCAGCGGCCCGCTGGAAGGGCTGACCGTCGGCAGCGGCGTGCGCTATATCGGCAGCTCGTATGGCGACCGTCTGGAAAGCGCCAGTCTGAAAGTGCCGGCGTATACGCTGTGGGATGCGATGATCGCTTACGACGTGACCAAAAACTGGCGCGTGCAGGTTAACGCGACCAATCTGGCGAATCATCACTATGTCAGCGCCTGTAATTTCTGGTGTTACTACGGAGAAGGGCGTGATATTACCGCTAATGTGACGTATCGCTGGTAA
- a CDS encoding ABC transporter substrate-binding protein, translating to MKARAILRTLLLSTLCMAATPAILSAKTPDDQLIVGMNMNNMLSLDPAAMTGNEVVGVVVNLYDSLVELDPDNLSHVLPALAKSWSVSDDGKVITFNLVDNAKFHSGNPVTAEDFIWSMSRLLHLNMAQATTWKSYGFTADNVAKMIRAKDAHTVEIELPKPNDPKLIIYSLATLGSGSVLDRKTVLQHEKNGDWGNGWLTTNEAGSGPFKLDVWQAKDVLRISRVSGYWQGDAKMKRVIFRHMTESQALRLMIEKGDIDVATGMSVPDINALKQDKDAVVKEVTKGTLYYVAMSLKNQYFANPKVREAVRYLIDYDGINNTVMTGYGFYHQRPIQKGMDATLPDPGYKLDVARAKTLLTEAGYPNGFDTTLRVLSDQPFLNLATAVQSTLAQAGIKVQILSGTGNQVYGAMRDRKFDMLVGRGGGGVDPHPHSSLRSVVYNPDNSDEAKLTNFQGWRTSFYDKQLNEMIDQALLEKDPQKQKQMYIDVQNRYEALYPAIIPVSQMIDSVVLRKDVMKYVPHPSSTTHLRDVYKQR from the coding sequence ATGAAAGCACGAGCAATACTTCGTACCCTGCTGTTGAGCACGCTGTGTATGGCCGCCACACCGGCCATCCTGTCTGCCAAAACCCCTGACGATCAGCTGATTGTCGGCATGAACATGAACAACATGCTGTCGCTGGATCCGGCCGCCATGACCGGCAATGAAGTGGTGGGCGTGGTGGTGAATCTCTACGATTCGCTGGTGGAGCTGGATCCCGACAACCTGAGCCACGTTTTACCCGCGCTGGCGAAAAGCTGGAGCGTAAGCGACGACGGCAAAGTCATCACCTTCAATCTGGTCGATAACGCGAAGTTCCATTCCGGCAACCCGGTGACCGCGGAGGATTTCATCTGGTCGATGAGCCGGTTGCTGCATCTGAACATGGCGCAGGCGACCACCTGGAAATCGTACGGCTTTACGGCGGATAACGTCGCGAAGATGATCCGCGCCAAAGATGCCCACACGGTGGAGATCGAACTGCCCAAGCCCAACGATCCCAAGCTTATCATCTACTCGCTGGCGACGCTGGGCAGCGGCTCGGTACTGGATCGCAAAACGGTGCTGCAACACGAGAAAAACGGTGACTGGGGCAACGGCTGGCTAACCACCAATGAAGCCGGTTCCGGCCCCTTCAAGCTGGATGTGTGGCAGGCGAAAGATGTGCTGCGCATCAGCCGCGTTAGCGGTTACTGGCAGGGCGACGCCAAAATGAAACGTGTGATTTTCCGGCACATGACCGAATCGCAGGCGCTGCGGTTGATGATCGAGAAAGGCGACATCGACGTGGCGACCGGCATGTCGGTGCCGGATATCAATGCGCTTAAGCAGGATAAAGATGCCGTGGTGAAGGAGGTGACCAAAGGCACGCTGTATTACGTGGCGATGAGCCTGAAGAATCAATACTTCGCCAATCCGAAAGTGCGTGAAGCGGTGCGTTATCTGATCGACTACGACGGCATCAACAACACCGTGATGACCGGCTATGGTTTCTATCATCAGCGCCCGATCCAGAAAGGGATGGACGCCACGCTGCCCGATCCGGGCTACAAGCTGGACGTGGCGCGGGCCAAAACCCTGCTGACGGAAGCGGGCTATCCGAACGGGTTTGACACCACGCTGCGCGTGCTGTCGGATCAGCCGTTCCTCAATCTCGCCACCGCCGTGCAGTCCACGCTGGCGCAAGCCGGCATCAAAGTGCAGATCCTCTCCGGCACCGGCAATCAGGTCTATGGCGCGATGCGCGATCGCAAGTTCGACATGCTGGTCGGGCGCGGCGGCGGCGGCGTAGATCCTCATCCGCATTCCAGCCTGCGTTCCGTGGTCTACAACCCGGATAACAGCGACGAAGCCAAACTGACCAATTTCCAGGGCTGGCGCACCTCGTTCTACGATAAGCAACTGAACGAGATGATCGATCAGGCGTTGCTGGAAAAGGATCCGCAAAAGCAGAAGCAGATGTATATCGACGTCCAGAACCGCTATGAGGCGCTGTACCCGGCCATTATTCCGGTTTCCCAGATGATCGATTCGGTCGTGCTGCGCAAGGATGTCATGAAGTATGTGCCGCATCCGTCCTCCACGACCCACCTGCGGGACGTGTACAAGCAACGCTAG
- a CDS encoding ABC transporter permease, protein MTISSEPVLHARPHKRAGRLQLRGARILGFLLLLMRNPLTAIGSVIVLVLMLMAIFSPWIATHDPLAQDLANTLQAPSASHWFGTDEFGRDVFSRLVYGSRITLYIVALVSITVGPIGLLLGVVAGYYGGVVDTILMRITDIFISFPSLVLALAFVAALGPGLEHVVIAITLTAWPPIARLARAETLSLRQADFVSAVKLQGASSLRILLHHIVPLCLPSVIIRITMNMAGIILTAAGLGFLGLGAQPPDPEWGAMISAGRRYMMECWWLVTIPGLAILINSLAFNFLGDGLRDILDPRTE, encoded by the coding sequence ATGACGATTTCCTCCGAGCCGGTGTTGCACGCCCGGCCACACAAGCGCGCCGGCCGTCTGCAGCTGCGCGGCGCGCGCATACTGGGTTTTCTGCTGCTGTTGATGCGCAACCCGTTGACGGCGATAGGGTCGGTGATTGTATTAGTATTGATGCTGATGGCTATTTTTTCGCCGTGGATCGCCACCCATGACCCGCTGGCGCAGGATCTTGCCAATACGTTGCAGGCGCCGAGCGCCAGCCACTGGTTCGGCACCGACGAGTTCGGTCGCGATGTGTTTAGTCGTCTGGTGTACGGCTCCCGTATCACGTTGTATATCGTGGCACTGGTGTCGATCACCGTCGGGCCGATCGGGCTGTTGCTGGGCGTGGTCGCGGGGTATTACGGCGGGGTGGTCGACACCATTCTGATGCGTATCACCGACATCTTCATCTCCTTCCCCAGTCTGGTGCTGGCGCTGGCGTTTGTGGCGGCGCTCGGCCCAGGGTTGGAGCACGTGGTGATCGCCATTACGCTCACCGCCTGGCCGCCGATCGCCCGTCTGGCAAGGGCGGAAACCCTGTCGCTGCGTCAGGCTGATTTTGTCTCGGCGGTAAAACTGCAGGGCGCGTCTTCGCTGCGCATTCTGCTGCACCACATTGTGCCGCTGTGCCTGCCGTCGGTGATTATCCGTATCACCATGAACATGGCCGGGATCATTCTGACCGCGGCCGGTCTGGGCTTTCTCGGGCTGGGGGCGCAGCCGCCCGACCCGGAATGGGGGGCGATGATTTCGGCCGGCCGCCGCTACATGATGGAGTGCTGGTGGCTGGTGACGATTCCGGGGCTGGCGATTCTGATCAACAGTCTGGCGTTCAATTTCCTTGGAGACGGCTTACGTGACATCCTCGATCCCAGAACTGAATAA
- a CDS encoding mandelate racemase family protein — protein sequence MKIESIDVTVFTYPTRRVSDSAGHSHPGAEHQASMALLTISTDEGHKGYAFAPPEVIRPYVVNGFFRKVLIGQDPFDRERLWQDLVHWQRGSANQLTDRALAIAEQALWDLAGHALNLPVYKLLGGYRDKVPAYGSTMCGDELQGGLSTPDEYGQFAEMLVKRGYKAIKLHTWMPPVSFAPSPQMDVKACAAVREAVGPDICLMLDGYHWYSRSEALYIGRELQKLNFTWFEEPMEEQSMASYSWLNKNLDIDVIGPESLGGKYFSRADWVKEGACDILRAGVAGRWAGVSPCLKVAHLAEAFGMDCEIHGNGAPNLAVVGAIKNCRWYERGLLHPFLNYDEPAAYLNTLVDPMDEEGYVHLSQRPGLGEDINFDWIEAHTLSQA from the coding sequence GTGAAAATAGAATCGATTGATGTCACCGTCTTCACTTACCCCACTCGCCGCGTCTCCGACAGCGCCGGGCATTCACACCCTGGCGCCGAGCATCAGGCTAGCATGGCGTTACTGACGATCAGCACTGACGAAGGTCACAAAGGCTATGCGTTTGCGCCGCCGGAAGTGATCCGCCCGTATGTGGTGAACGGCTTTTTCCGCAAAGTGTTGATTGGGCAGGATCCGTTTGATCGTGAGCGGCTGTGGCAGGATCTGGTGCACTGGCAGCGCGGCAGCGCCAACCAACTGACCGACCGGGCGCTGGCGATCGCCGAACAGGCGCTGTGGGATCTGGCCGGGCACGCGCTGAACCTGCCGGTGTATAAACTGCTGGGCGGCTACCGCGATAAAGTGCCGGCTTACGGCAGCACCATGTGCGGCGACGAGCTGCAAGGCGGCCTGTCCACGCCGGACGAGTACGGTCAGTTCGCCGAGATGCTGGTGAAGCGCGGCTACAAAGCCATCAAGCTGCATACCTGGATGCCGCCGGTGTCGTTCGCGCCCAGCCCGCAAATGGACGTCAAAGCCTGTGCGGCGGTGCGCGAAGCGGTGGGGCCGGATATCTGCCTGATGCTGGACGGCTACCACTGGTACAGCCGCAGCGAAGCGCTGTACATCGGTCGTGAATTGCAAAAACTGAACTTCACCTGGTTCGAAGAGCCGATGGAAGAGCAGAGCATGGCGTCTTACAGCTGGCTGAACAAGAATCTGGACATCGACGTCATCGGGCCGGAAAGCCTGGGCGGGAAATACTTCAGCCGCGCCGACTGGGTGAAAGAAGGCGCCTGCGACATTCTGCGCGCCGGGGTGGCAGGGCGATGGGCGGGAGTTTCGCCGTGCCTCAAGGTGGCGCATCTGGCGGAAGCTTTCGGCATGGATTGCGAAATTCACGGCAACGGCGCGCCGAATCTGGCGGTGGTGGGGGCGATTAAAAACTGCCGCTGGTACGAACGCGGTCTGCTGCATCCGTTCCTGAACTATGACGAACCGGCGGCCTATCTGAATACGCTGGTCGACCCGATGGATGAAGAAGGGTATGTCCATTTGTCGCAGCGTCCCGGTTTGGGCGAAGACATTAACTTTGACTGGATTGAGGCGCACACCCTGAGTCAGGCGTAG
- a CDS encoding ABC transporter permease → MVFSDRIKPGEWLKPGGTLRRLAKRLLQVVVTLFGLLILTFVIGRVMPIDPVLAIVGQDADQSTYQQVYQQLGLDKPLYVQFWIYFNALLHGDLGNALLTGRPVIDDIIRVFPATIELATMAIIVGAGLGVPLGVLAAARRGKWADYVVRFISLAGYSTPIFWVGMMGLLVFYAWLNWVGGAGRVDMAYDGLVENRTGLLLVDAMLDGNWEVFRSALNHLVLPATLLGFHSLAYISRMTRSFMLAQLSQEYIITARVKGLSEFRVVWAHAFRNILVQLLTVVALAYGSLLEGAVLIETVFSWPGFGSYLTGSLLLGDMNAVMGCVLLVGLIFVSLNLLSDMLYQVFDPRTRV, encoded by the coding sequence ATGGTCTTCTCTGATCGGATCAAACCGGGCGAGTGGCTTAAACCGGGCGGCACGCTGCGCCGGCTGGCGAAACGCTTACTCCAGGTCGTGGTCACGCTGTTCGGTCTATTGATTCTGACGTTTGTTATCGGCCGCGTCATGCCTATCGATCCGGTGCTGGCGATCGTGGGGCAGGATGCCGACCAAAGCACCTACCAACAGGTCTACCAGCAACTGGGGCTGGATAAGCCGCTGTACGTCCAGTTTTGGATTTATTTCAATGCGCTGCTGCACGGCGATCTCGGCAATGCGCTGCTGACCGGCCGTCCGGTCATCGATGACATTATCCGCGTTTTCCCCGCCACCATTGAACTGGCGACGATGGCGATTATCGTCGGCGCCGGGTTGGGGGTGCCGCTCGGCGTGCTGGCGGCGGCAAGGCGCGGCAAATGGGCGGACTATGTGGTGCGTTTTATTAGTCTGGCCGGTTATTCCACCCCGATCTTTTGGGTGGGGATGATGGGGCTGCTGGTGTTCTATGCCTGGCTGAACTGGGTCGGCGGCGCCGGGCGGGTGGACATGGCCTATGACGGGCTGGTGGAAAACCGCACCGGCCTGTTGCTGGTCGATGCCATGCTGGACGGCAACTGGGAGGTATTTCGCAGCGCGCTCAATCATCTGGTGCTGCCCGCCACCCTGTTGGGGTTTCACTCGCTGGCGTACATCAGCCGTATGACGCGCAGTTTCATGCTGGCGCAGCTGTCGCAGGAATACATCATCACCGCACGGGTGAAGGGGCTGTCTGAATTCCGCGTGGTGTGGGCGCACGCGTTCCGCAACATTCTGGTACAGCTGCTGACGGTGGTGGCGCTGGCTTACGGGTCGCTGCTGGAAGGCGCGGTATTAATTGAAACCGTGTTCTCGTGGCCGGGATTTGGCTCTTATCTTACCGGCAGCCTGCTGCTGGGCGACATGAACGCGGTGATGGGGTGTGTCCTGCTGGTCGGGTTGATTTTCGTCAGCCTGAATCTGCTGTCGGACATGCTGTATCAGGTCTTTGATCCGAGGACGAGAGTATGA
- a CDS encoding sigma-70 family RNA polymerase sigma factor — protein MQQIYSEHHSWLQGWLRRRLGCSQQAADLAQDTFLRLLTHFPAEPIREPRAWLSTVAHGLMVNHWRRKDLEQAYLQMLASQEFVVSPSPEAQAMIVDALVEIDALLSSLSSKARQAFLWVQLEGLTYRQVAERLMVSERMVKKYMAQAMLACLSAQA, from the coding sequence GTGCAGCAGATCTATTCCGAGCACCATTCCTGGTTGCAGGGATGGCTGCGGCGTCGCCTCGGCTGTTCCCAGCAGGCGGCGGATCTGGCGCAGGATACCTTTCTGCGGTTGCTGACTCACTTTCCCGCCGAACCGATTCGTGAACCGCGCGCCTGGCTTAGCACCGTGGCGCATGGGCTGATGGTCAATCACTGGCGACGCAAAGATCTGGAACAGGCCTATTTGCAGATGCTGGCCAGCCAGGAGTTTGTGGTCAGCCCATCGCCGGAGGCGCAGGCGATGATCGTCGATGCGCTGGTGGAGATCGACGCGTTGCTGTCTTCGCTGTCGTCCAAAGCCCGACAGGCGTTCCTGTGGGTGCAACTGGAAGGGCTGACCTATCGTCAGGTGGCGGAACGCCTGATGGTATCGGAGCGCATGGTGAAAAAGTACATGGCGCAGGCCATGCTGGCCTGCCTGAGCGCGCAAGCCTGA